The genomic stretch AGAAAAATAAGTATATTGGTCAGGGAATTATATATTTGTTAGAATATAATTACTTCAGTTTGATTAATTCACTACTGATTTAataaattatcattttaattcattatttcaaATTAGCTCATCATATGGATTTATGTTGATgtgattttggcaaaaaaaaaaaaaaaaaactccatcgCTAACCTATCCAAGCAGGTGTATTGGCATGACATCTGGGTACGTTAAGTTAGAGTGGATTTGAATCCACTCAAAAGTTAGAGCAAGAAAGGCTCACAGACCAAACACTATTTCTTTGAATAAAGTTAtggtaaaattcattcattcattcattttcacaagggttgtgggggtgctggagcctatcccagctgtcttcgggtgagaggcggggtacaccctggactggtggccagccaatcacagggacacatatgtacatctgtgtaatacttgcttttatagtcagtatagttactccagaccccattcactgtgcaatatctcaTCAACCTCCAtttgcaatattaagggctctaaatgcaatatactaagttctatatgaagtatttccataatgcctcatattaactcactagcaagatctcagtgtatagactggtcatatatctcatctcgtttcatattatctacatactgtattgtatataactctgggaaaaatacttgggttgtttatattgtttatttttctatattgtgtattttgtactgcttaactgattctgtactcttgctgctgtgcaatgcaaatttccccactgagggacgaataaaggcatatcttatcttatcttatcttatatagacaaacaaccattcacactcacattcatacctatggacaatttggagtcgctaattaacctagcatgtttttggaatgtgggaggaaaccggagtacccggagaaaacccacgcatgcacggggagaacatgcaaactccacacagagatggccgagggtggaattgaactcgggtctcctagctgtgaggcctgcgcgctaaccactcttacaCCATGCAGCCCGTTATGGTAAAATGCGATGTAAAAATGGTCATACcattaaataaatagaaatgttgttaaataacaacaaatactATATATGGGATATCGGgacgataattattggtaccgataattatcggcccgatatcagcatgcGCTACGTTAGACTTCTTGTATTTGACTGGAAAGATTTGAGGTGAGGATAATTGCAACCTGTCAGTAGAATCAAATGCAACCAGATCCAGAATTGCGCTCTCATACTATGATATGctgttatatatgtataattacgAACACTACGGTCCTTATGTCTTCTACATTTATGTACATTTCTCATTTTTCTTCACCCCACCCCTTACCTGATGGCCACTTAACTTTTCGAGTGGACTCTCAACACGGGGCAGACTCAGCAGAGGAATACCGGCCGGGGTCTCCAAAGGCTGCGTAGTTGGAGGCGAAGGGGGGCTCTGCCCCACCGTTTTGGCCGGCCGGAAGTTATTGATGACACAAGATACCTTCGTGAGTAAAAAGACGACACAAAGTCACTAAAAGTCGTTAACTCGTGAAACCTCATCCATGCGGTCCCTTCTCACCAAAAAGGCAGCAATGGCTCCGCCAGTGACAAACCCAGCCAGGACGTCACTCCAGTGGTTCCTGTGCTCTGTCACCCTGACCACCCCCACCAGCACGGCCAGGGACAGCAGCACCAGGCACAATGTTGGCTTGGTCAGACGGGTCCCTTTGGTACGGAACACCAGGGTCACGTACATCTGAAGCAAAATAAGATGAGGAAATTGAACATCCTGATCCATGCAGTCCTTGAGTAAGCCACAAGTGGGGGCCCTACGCAGTCATTTGAAGGTGAGAGGCAACACAGTTTTCCACTTGATGCTTTTTTCATGCTAATAATGAGAAGACAATAACATGTGTCCTTCAACATTGATCTTCTTACCACGGTGTAGATGGCTGAGTAAAAGCTGAGTGCCGCGTCTTTGGATGGGAAGGATTTACGTGCGGACACCACCATGTAAGGGTTTCCTGTGCAGGCCCGCTGCTCGGTGATGTACTGTAGTGAGGACTGGCACCCCAGAGCTGTGTAGTTGGGCTTGCAGGCAGTCAGGAAGTGGGGTGTCTGGTTTCCTGTTACCACTTGACCCGCGTTGGCAAAGATGGTCGTTGTGAAGAGGCCGAAGGAGTAGACGCCTGTGTGTGACATCATGATATAGGTGGGGATTTGAATTGGAATTGGATGGTACAGATggtatgcaggcctcacagctaggagacctgagttcaattccaacctcgtggattttgcatgttctccccgtgcatgcgtgggttttctccgggtactccggtttcctcccacattccaaaaacatgctaggttaattgactccaaattgtccgtaggtatgaatgtgagtgtgaatggttgtttgtctatatgtgccct from Doryrhamphus excisus isolate RoL2022-K1 chromosome 1, RoL_Dexc_1.0, whole genome shotgun sequence encodes the following:
- the LOC131141404 gene encoding phospholipid phosphatase-related protein type 5-like isoform X2; translation: MIDTRLVAQRREMKLLEDRGQQKTSTYIVPCFLLVELVIMAGTVLLAYYFEYTDTFPVHIQGFFCFDKAYSKPYPGPEDYSKAPPVLVYSLVTAIPTVTILIGEVTGFFVKSEGAQEKTIVTADCCYFNPLLRRIVRFLGVYSFGLFTTTIFANAGQVVTGNQTPHFLTACKPNYTALGCQSSLQYITEQRACTGNPYMVVSARKSFPSKDAALSFYSAIYTVMYVTLVFRTKGTRLTKPTLCLVLLSLAVLVGVVRVTEHRNHWSDVLAGFVTGGAIAAFLVSCVINNFRPAKTVGQSPPSPPTTQPLETPAGIPLLSLPRVESPLEKLSGHQAPGLPYSEIT
- the LOC131141404 gene encoding phospholipid phosphatase-related protein type 5-like isoform X3, coding for MFYFQLVIMAGTVLLAYYFEYTDTFPVHIQGFFCFDKAYSKPYPGPEDYSKAPPVLVYSLVTAIPTVTILIGEVTGFFVKSEGAQEKTIVTADCCYFNPLLRRIVRFLGVYSFGLFTTTIFANAGQVVTGNQTPHFLTACKPNYTALGCQSSLQYITEQRACTGNPYMVVSARKSFPSKDAALSFYSAIYTVMYVTLVFRTKGTRLTKPTLCLVLLSLAVLVGVVRVTEHRNHWSDVLAGFVTGGAIAAFLVSCVINNFRPAKTVGQSPPSPPTTQPLETPAGIPLLSLPRVESPLEKLQGYRILRSHDHQPIPRPTPVHHPLRRCLTSSV
- the LOC131141404 gene encoding phospholipid phosphatase-related protein type 5-like isoform X1 — its product is MIDTRLVAQRREMKLLEDRGQQKTSTYIVPCFLLVELVIMAGTVLLAYYFEYTDTFPVHIQGFFCFDKAYSKPYPGPEDYSKAPPVLVYSLVTAIPTVTILIGEVTGFFVKSEGAQEKTIVTADCCYFNPLLRRIVRFLGVYSFGLFTTTIFANAGQVVTGNQTPHFLTACKPNYTALGCQSSLQYITEQRACTGNPYMVVSARKSFPSKDAALSFYSAIYTVMYVTLVFRTKGTRLTKPTLCLVLLSLAVLVGVVRVTEHRNHWSDVLAGFVTGGAIAAFLVSCVINNFRPAKTVGQSPPSPPTTQPLETPAGIPLLSLPRVESPLEKLQGYRILRSHDHQPIPRPTPVHHPLRRCLTSSV